CTCCCAGAGGATAACGCGCCGAAATGGGCATAATCTTCCAGCGCAGCTCCTGGCGCGTGGCATGGAGGGAGACAGAAAGCCGAATCCCCAAATCCTCCCGCGCCAGTCTCTCAATTTCCGGGACCAGGCCGCTGGTCGAAACCGTGATGCGGCGGGCCGCCCATCCCCTGTACTCGACCAAACGGCGTAAAGCCCGCAGGGTCGCATCGTAATTTTCTAAAGGTTCTCCAATCCCCATGACCACAAGATGCGTGAGCGGCCGCACAGCATCCAGAGTCAAAACCTGGGTGAGAATTTCTCCGGAACCCAGATCCCTCACCAGGCCCGCCCGGGTGCTGGCGCAGAAAGTGCATCCCAGACGGCAACCCACCTGAGTGGAAATACACGCCGTACAGCGATCCGAACTGGGAATAAGGGCACTCTCGATCAGATTTTTGTCTCGCAGGCGAAAGAGAAACTTTTCTGTGCCGTCAGCGGCAGCCACCCGGTCGGCAAGCTCCAAGTCCCCCAATCGAAATCTGCGACTCAGCCTTATCCGCAGTCCCTTGGACAGATTGCTCATCCCTGCAAAAGACGCGGCCCCTTTCCCGATGATCCAGGAAAGAACCTGGCGCACACGATAAGCAGGCTCCCCCCACTCGGCAAACTGGGCACAAAGCTCCTCATCGCTCAGGTCGAGCAGAAAGGGCTTGAATTTCTCCCCGGATGGGCTCATCCGGATTTACCGGTGCGAACGGCCTGGGCGTGCCAGCCGCGCGCAGCAACATTGCCTCCGAGATGACGGTGGTCGTTCACACCGCGCACGGACGGATGGCCGTTAATCCACTCCAGGGTTGTGAGGCCGGTGTTATCGAGTTGGATCGAAAGCAATGTGCGGTCAAAATCCGAACCCAGCAGGCTGGAAAGATAGGCGGCAATAACACCCCCATGCGTCACCACCGCCACAGTCCCCTCAGACGTCTCTTGACGCAGACGCTGAAAAGCCCTGGAGATGCGCTGCACAAACGGACGGGAACCCTCGGCGTTGGGAATGCGCACCGAGTGCGGATCCTTGAGCCACGACGCATACCCATTGCTGAATTGCCGGTCCACCTGAAAGGGAGTCAGCCCTTCCCAATCCCCCAGACAAATTTCCTTGAGCTCTTCAACAGGGCAGGCCTTGAGTCCGGTAGCTTCAGCCACTGCCGTCGCAGTCTGGCGGGCCCTGCGCAAAGGGCTCGTGTAGAGGTGCGAAATTTTTGTGCGCTTGAGCCGGGCGGCCAGCCTCTCGGCCTGTTTACGACCCGTTTCGCTCAAGTGTGGATTGCTCCAACCTTGAATGCGCCCCGACTCGTTCCAAGTGCTTTCCCCATGACGAATCAGCAACCATTTGAGTTTGCGATCCACCTTCTTAGTGTTTGAAATCTTGACGTCCGACATCTTCAGTCCGTACCCTCGTTAAATTCTTCTACAAAACGGTAGCCGACATTTCTCAGTGTCTCGATATAGCCCTCGGCCTCGGGGCCCAGCTTGGACCGGATCCGCCGGATATGCACATCGACTGTGCGTGTCCCGCCAAAATAATCAAAGCCCCAGACCCGGTCCAACAAATACTCCCTGGAATGGACCTTCCCCGGATTCACAGCCAAAAACTTGAGGAGTTCAAACTCCTTGAATGTGAACTCCAGACGCTGCCTGCCCAGGCGGACCTCATAACGCTCCAAATCAATGCACAAGTCCCTGAAGCGCACTTCGTGAGAACCGTTCGACGCAGACCCTCCCGGACGGGCATAGCGTTCCAGCCGCAACTGCAGCTCTTCCCGATGGGCCGGCCAAGTCAGGAAATCCGCCAACTCCCACTTTGGGTCCACTGAAGCGAGTTGAGCCGGACTCAAAACCAACAGCAAAGGCAGGGGGCTCAGCGTAGGGTTCCCCTGCAATAGTTCATAGGCCTCGTTGAGTGCAGGCGCCTGGGCCCCCGCACAACACAGACAAACCGCATCAAAGCCTGAGGCTTGGGCGCCCATACCTTCCGCCTCTTCAAAAGTCACGCAGCGCGCACTCCAGCCCAGGCCGTGCACCGCCTCACGAAATGTTTTAAAGGCCTGCGGATTGTTGGTCACGATCAAGAGTTGGGTCACTCTGCTCACCTATTACAGGTCTTTGGTCCGGACACGGCATGAGCCCTCCGGACTAAAACTGGGCATAGCGGTTGGTGATCGGTATCCGGCGGTCCTTCCCAAAAGCGCGAGGTGTAATTCTCACCCCCGGGGGACCCTGGCGTCTCTTGTACTCACTTCCGTCCACGAGTCGAATGGTGCGGCGCACCGCATCCGCCCGATGACCGGCTCGAACCAAATCCGAATAACTGCGGTCTTCCTCAACATAACCTTTGATGATCGGATCCAAGACTTCATAGGGCGGCAAAGAATCCGCATCCTTCTGCCCCTTGGCCAACTCAGCGGAGGGCGCCCGCGTCAGCACTGTGCGCGGAATGACGCACCCGACAGAATTCCGATACTCAGACAATTCGTACACCAACGTTTTCGGGACATCCTTGAGCACGGCAAAACCGCCGGCCATGTCCCCGTAAAGGGTGCAGTAGCCGGTAGCCATCTCACTCTTATTCCCGGTTGTCAAAAGCAACCACCCGTACGAATTGGAGAGAGCCATGAGCAAATTGCCCCGAATCCGCGCCTGCACATTCTCGCGCGCCAAAGCGCTGTAGTCGTGGCCGATAGTCGAGGTTAAGGATTGCTCATACTCTTTCATCAGAGACTCGATCGGAAAACGCAAAAGCCCTATCCCCAGGTTCTTTGCCAGCGCCTCGGCATCATGCATCGTGCCTTTGGAAGAGAAGGGCGAAGGCATCACCACCGCGTTAACCTGATCCGCTCCCAAAGCGTCCGCAGCAATTGCGGCCGTCAAGGCGGAATCAATCCCTCCACTCAAACCCAGACATACGGCTTTGAAACGGTTCTTGCGCACGTAGTCGCGCGTGCCCAAGACCAAGGCCTTGTAAATCTCTTCACAACGCGAAAGTTCCGGTACACGCTTGCGCCGGCCGAGTTTGGGGCGCGCTTCATTCTGAGGCTTAGGGCAACGAATCAAGCGGATCCCCGATCGATTGGATCCCCCGGCCCGCCGGTTCGCCTGGGGCCGGATCTCCAAATCATGCACAAGCAGATCCTCCTCAAAGGCATGAACCTGCGCAAGTTTCCTGCCCGCGCTCGACCAAATCTGCGAGGATCCGTCAAAAATCAGTTCATCCTGACCGCCCACCAGATTCACATAGCAAATGGCGGCGCGATGCTGGCGCGCCCGGTGCTTCAAGAGATCCTCTCTTTCGCGGCGTTTGCCGGCATGATAGGGCGAGGCCGAGGCATTCACAATAATCTGTGCTCCGGCAATTCCCCGGTCATGATCCAAGGGACCGTTTTCGCGCCAAATGTCCTCACAAATGGAGAGCGCAATGAGCAATTCCCCCAAGGCCAAGACTCCCACTGTTTTGCCCGGCGTAAAGTAGCGGCGCTCGTCAAAGACCCCGTAATTGGGCAAGCACATCTTGTGGTACACGCCGCGGATCACCCCCCCGGCAATAACGGCCAAAGCGTTGTACACATGGCCTTTCTTGTCCTCATCCACAAAACCGATGAGCGCAGTCATGCCGTGGGGCACATAGGGTGCAAGCTGGCGCAGAGTGCGTGCATTGTCCTTGCGGAACTGGGGTTTGAGCAACAAGTCCTCGGGAGGATATCCGGAAAGCGTCAACTCCGGAAACACAGTCAGATCGGCTGC
The genomic region above belongs to Candidatus Omnitrophota bacterium and contains:
- a CDS encoding 23S rRNA (adenine(2503)-C(2))-methyltransferase RlmN produces the protein MSPSGEKFKPFLLDLSDEELCAQFAEWGEPAYRVRQVLSWIIGKGAASFAGMSNLSKGLRIRLSRRFRLGDLELADRVAAADGTEKFLFRLRDKNLIESALIPSSDRCTACISTQVGCRLGCTFCASTRAGLVRDLGSGEILTQVLTLDAVRPLTHLVVMGIGEPLENYDATLRALRRLVEYRGWAARRITVSTSGLVPEIERLAREDLGIRLSVSLHATRQELRWKIMPISARYPLG
- a CDS encoding histidine phosphatase family protein, with translation MSDVKISNTKKVDRKLKWLLIRHGESTWNESGRIQGWSNPHLSETGRKQAERLAARLKRTKISHLYTSPLRRARQTATAVAEATGLKACPVEELKEICLGDWEGLTPFQVDRQFSNGYASWLKDPHSVRIPNAEGSRPFVQRISRAFQRLRQETSEGTVAVVTHGGVIAAYLSSLLGSDFDRTLLSIQLDNTGLTTLEWINGHPSVRGVNDHRHLGGNVAARGWHAQAVRTGKSG
- a CDS encoding response regulator transcription factor, encoding MTQLLIVTNNPQAFKTFREAVHGLGWSARCVTFEEAEGMGAQASGFDAVCLCCAGAQAPALNEAYELLQGNPTLSPLPLLLVLSPAQLASVDPKWELADFLTWPAHREELQLRLERYARPGGSASNGSHEVRFRDLCIDLERYEVRLGRQRLEFTFKEFELLKFLAVNPGKVHSREYLLDRVWGFDYFGGTRTVDVHIRRIRSKLGPEAEGYIETLRNVGYRFVEEFNEGTD
- a CDS encoding NAD+ synthase, with product MAVVNPTLRIALVQPNLTVGDLHGNAERVLEGLARAQAVAADLTVFPELTLSGYPPEDLLLKPQFRKDNARTLRQLAPYVPHGMTALIGFVDEDKKGHVYNALAVIAGGVIRGVYHKMCLPNYGVFDERRYFTPGKTVGVLALGELLIALSICEDIWRENGPLDHDRGIAGAQIIVNASASPYHAGKRREREDLLKHRARQHRAAICYVNLVGGQDELIFDGSSQIWSSAGRKLAQVHAFEEDLLVHDLEIRPQANRRAGGSNRSGIRLIRCPKPQNEARPKLGRRKRVPELSRCEEIYKALVLGTRDYVRKNRFKAVCLGLSGGIDSALTAAIAADALGADQVNAVVMPSPFSSKGTMHDAEALAKNLGIGLLRFPIESLMKEYEQSLTSTIGHDYSALARENVQARIRGNLLMALSNSYGWLLLTTGNKSEMATGYCTLYGDMAGGFAVLKDVPKTLVYELSEYRNSVGCVIPRTVLTRAPSAELAKGQKDADSLPPYEVLDPIIKGYVEEDRSYSDLVRAGHRADAVRRTIRLVDGSEYKRRQGPPGVRITPRAFGKDRRIPITNRYAQF